One genomic segment of Burkholderiaceae bacterium includes these proteins:
- a CDS encoding FAD-dependent oxidoreductase, translating to MDRRQFVQAASAASVLGASAGCASVGGGAGGKVVVVGAGYGGATAAKYIRMWSDGQVEVTLVEPGAAFVSCPISNLVLGGSKQMADITTPYDNLARRHGVRIVQDRAAAIDADKRQVRLASGGVLPYDRLVLSPGVDFMWDQVPGLKAPGAQEQVLHAWKAGPQTLALRRQLEAMPDGGVFAISIPLAPYRCPPGPYERACQVAHYFKQAKPKSKVLILDANEDVTSKGPLFKKAWADRYKGIVEYRPNHKLVDVDVASRTLKFDFNDDLRAQVLNVLPPMRAGTVAHEAGLTTANKRWCEVDWLTMESIAARNIHVLGDSVQIAPAMPKSGHMANQHGKVAAAAIVALLAGRAPNPLPLYNNTCYSFVSDTDVVHVASVHRYDADKKTMLPVPGSGGVSPAASELEGRYAMAWARNIWADTLA from the coding sequence ATGGATCGTCGTCAATTCGTGCAGGCCGCGTCGGCCGCCTCGGTGCTGGGCGCCAGCGCCGGCTGCGCCTCGGTCGGCGGCGGCGCGGGCGGCAAGGTCGTCGTCGTGGGGGCCGGCTACGGCGGCGCCACGGCCGCCAAGTACATCCGCATGTGGTCCGACGGGCAGGTGGAGGTCACCCTGGTCGAGCCGGGCGCCGCGTTCGTCTCCTGCCCCATCTCCAACCTGGTGCTGGGCGGCAGCAAGCAGATGGCCGACATCACCACGCCCTACGACAACCTGGCCAGGCGCCACGGCGTCAGGATCGTCCAGGACCGCGCGGCCGCCATCGATGCCGACAAGCGCCAGGTGCGCCTGGCCAGCGGCGGCGTGCTGCCCTACGACCGGCTGGTGCTCTCGCCGGGCGTGGACTTCATGTGGGACCAGGTGCCCGGCCTGAAGGCGCCCGGCGCGCAGGAGCAGGTGCTGCACGCCTGGAAGGCCGGCCCGCAGACCCTGGCGCTGCGCCGCCAGCTCGAGGCCATGCCCGACGGCGGCGTGTTCGCCATCAGCATCCCGCTGGCGCCCTACCGCTGCCCGCCCGGGCCGTACGAGCGCGCCTGCCAGGTGGCGCACTACTTCAAGCAGGCCAAGCCCAAGTCGAAGGTGCTGATCCTGGACGCCAACGAGGACGTCACCTCCAAGGGCCCGCTGTTCAAGAAGGCCTGGGCCGACCGCTACAAGGGCATCGTCGAGTACCGCCCCAACCACAAGCTGGTGGACGTCGACGTGGCCAGCCGCACGCTCAAGTTCGACTTCAACGACGACCTCAGGGCGCAGGTGCTCAACGTGCTGCCGCCCATGCGCGCCGGCACGGTGGCGCACGAGGCCGGCCTGACCACCGCCAACAAGCGCTGGTGCGAGGTCGACTGGCTGACCATGGAGTCCATCGCCGCCAGGAACATCCACGTGCTGGGCGACTCGGTGCAGATCGCGCCGGCCATGCCCAAGTCCGGCCACATGGCCAACCAGCACGGCAAGGTGGCGGCCGCCGCCATCGTCGCGCTGCTGGCCGGCCGCGCGCCCAACCCGCTGCCGCTGTACAACAACACCTGCTACAGCTTCGTGAGCGACACCGACGTCGTGCACGTGGCCAGCGTGCACCGCTACGACGCCGACAAGAAGACCATGCTGCCGGTGCCGGGCTCGGGCGGGGTGTCGCCCGCCGCCAGCGAGCTGGAGGGCCGCTACGCCATGGCCTGGGCGCGCAACATCTGGGCCGATACCCTGGCATGA
- a CDS encoding helix-turn-helix transcriptional regulator produces the protein MSTPLTDTRQAAAPTPGAEPQPEQVFERAAEVFRLMSAPMRLKIISALCQTEKNVGELLHDVPTTQPNMSQHLNTLYKAGVVGRRREGVQIYYHIADERVAALCRAVCTQIAIDDAH, from the coding sequence ATGTCCACGCCGCTGACCGACACCCGCCAAGCCGCCGCGCCGACGCCCGGGGCCGAGCCCCAGCCGGAGCAGGTGTTTGAGCGCGCGGCCGAGGTGTTTCGCCTGATGTCGGCGCCGATGCGCCTGAAGATCATCAGCGCGCTGTGCCAGACCGAGAAGAACGTGGGCGAGCTGCTGCACGACGTGCCCACCACCCAGCCCAACATGAGCCAGCACCTGAACACGCTGTACAAGGCCGGCGTCGTCGGCCGGCGGCGCGAGGGCGTGCAGATCTACTACCACATCGCCGACGAGCGCGTGGCCGCGCTGTGCCGCGCGGTGTGCACGCAGATCGCCATCGACGACGCGCACTGA
- the rocF gene encoding arginase, which translates to MNAPTPLTLIGAPTDIGASRLGAGMGPDALRVAQLGPALQRQGRTVRDLGNLAGPPNPGGPRDAASGLRHLAEVLTWCRATHDAVHQALQARQLPLLLGGDHSLAVGSIGAVARHCRATGQRLRVLWLDAHADFNTPATSPSGNAHGTPVASLCGLGPPELARLAGFAPALAAGHLCQIGLRSVDAQEKWLIRQHAIEVYDMRAVDELGMREVMARALAPVDAGVHLHVSFDVDFLDPEIAPGTGTTVRGGPTYREAQLCMEMIADTGRLGSLDIVELNPALDVRNQTAELVVDLVESLFGKSTLVKDVRRG; encoded by the coding sequence ATGAACGCGCCAACCCCCCTCACGCTCATCGGCGCGCCCACCGACATCGGCGCCAGCCGCCTGGGCGCCGGCATGGGGCCGGACGCGCTGCGCGTGGCCCAGCTCGGCCCGGCGCTGCAGCGCCAGGGCCGCACCGTGCGCGACCTGGGCAACCTGGCCGGCCCGCCCAACCCGGGCGGCCCGCGCGACGCCGCCAGCGGCCTGCGCCACTTGGCCGAGGTGCTGACCTGGTGCCGCGCCACGCACGACGCCGTGCACCAGGCGCTGCAGGCGCGGCAGCTGCCGCTGCTGCTGGGGGGCGACCACAGCCTGGCCGTCGGCTCCATCGGCGCCGTGGCGCGGCACTGCCGGGCCACCGGCCAGCGGTTGCGCGTGCTGTGGCTCGATGCCCATGCCGACTTCAACACGCCCGCCACCTCGCCCAGCGGCAACGCCCACGGCACGCCGGTCGCCAGCCTGTGCGGCCTGGGGCCGCCCGAGCTGGCGCGGCTGGCCGGCTTCGCGCCCGCGCTGGCGGCGGGCCATCTGTGCCAGATCGGCCTGCGCAGCGTGGACGCGCAGGAGAAGTGGCTGATCCGGCAGCACGCCATCGAGGTGTACGACATGCGCGCCGTCGACGAGCTGGGCATGCGCGAGGTGATGGCCCGCGCGCTGGCGCCGGTGGATGCCGGCGTGCACCTGCACGTGAGCTTCGACGTCGACTTCCTGGACCCCGAGATCGCCCCCGGCACCGGCACCACCGTGCGCGGCGGTCCCACCTACCGCGAGGCCCAGCTGTGCATGGAGATGATTGCCGACACCGGGCGCCTGGGCTCGCTGGACATCGTCGAGCTCAACCCCGCGCTGGACGTGCGCAACCAGACCGCCGAGCTGGTGGTGGACCTGGTGGAAAGCCTGTTCGGCAAGAGCACGCTGGTCAAGGATGTGCGGCGGGGGTGA
- a CDS encoding aspartate carbamoyltransferase catalytic subunit, giving the protein MLGRTNPQLNQHGELIHLLSTEGLGREMLTHILDTAAQFVSVSDREVKKVPLLRGKSVFNLFFENSTRTRTTFDIAATRLSADVYTLDIARSSTAKGESLLDTVANLSAMAADVFVVRHSESGAPYLLAQHVAPHVHVINAGDGRHAHPTQGLLDMYTIRHYKKDFSNLVVAIVGDILHSRVARSDIHALNTLGAAEVRVVGPKTLVPGDLAPMGVRVCHTLQEGIQDADVVIMLRLQNERMSGALLPSSQEYFNSFGLTPEKLAWARPDAIVMHPGPINRGVEIDSQVVDGGQSVILPQVTFGVAVRMAVMSIVAGNEG; this is encoded by the coding sequence ATGCTGGGCCGCACCAACCCCCAACTCAACCAGCACGGCGAGCTGATCCACCTGCTGTCCACCGAGGGCCTGGGCCGCGAGATGCTCACCCACATCCTGGACACCGCCGCGCAGTTCGTCAGCGTGAGCGACCGCGAGGTCAAGAAGGTGCCGCTGCTGCGCGGCAAGAGCGTGTTCAACCTGTTCTTCGAGAACAGCACGCGCACCCGCACCACCTTCGACATCGCCGCCACGCGGCTGTCGGCCGACGTCTACACGCTGGACATCGCGCGCTCGTCCACCGCCAAGGGCGAGTCGCTGCTGGACACCGTGGCCAACCTGAGCGCCATGGCCGCCGACGTCTTCGTCGTGCGCCACAGCGAAAGCGGCGCGCCCTACCTGCTGGCCCAGCACGTGGCGCCGCACGTGCACGTCATCAACGCCGGCGACGGGCGCCACGCGCACCCCACGCAGGGCCTGCTCGACATGTACACCATCCGCCACTACAAGAAGGATTTTTCCAACCTGGTGGTGGCCATCGTCGGCGACATCCTGCACTCGCGCGTGGCGCGCTCGGACATCCATGCCCTCAACACCCTGGGCGCGGCCGAGGTGCGCGTGGTCGGCCCCAAAACCCTGGTGCCGGGCGACCTGGCACCCATGGGCGTGCGCGTGTGCCACACGCTGCAGGAGGGCATCCAGGACGCCGACGTGGTCATCATGCTGCGGCTGCAGAACGAGCGCATGAGCGGCGCGCTGCTGCCCTCCAGCCAGGAGTATTTCAACAGCTTCGGCCTCACGCCCGAGAAGCTGGCCTGGGCCCGGCCCGATGCCATCGTCATGCACCCGGGCCCCATCAACCGCGGGGTCGAGATCGACTCGCAGGTGGTCGACGGCGGCCAGAGCGTGATCCTGCCGCAGGTCACCTTCGGCGTGGCCGTGCGCATGGCGGTGATGAGCATCGTGGCGGGCAACGAGGGATGA
- a CDS encoding cytochrome c4, translating to MRRLGWVAGALALALTGGAALAQDDDARARQIIGGSCFLCHGAEGESASAVFPRLAGQNAAYIAKQLENFKSGKRQSTAMAPMVDKLTPEDMAALGRFYASRPPHKEPARDAPLAAVGQYIYQAGNRFSGVPACATCHGPDGAGSNALPRLAGQHAAYLDNQLRQFGKRERNNDNAVMHAVVEKMTPLEMAAVAEYLSGR from the coding sequence ATGAGGCGCCTGGGGTGGGTCGCCGGCGCGCTGGCGCTGGCGCTGACAGGGGGCGCCGCGCTGGCGCAGGACGACGACGCACGGGCGCGCCAGATCATCGGCGGCTCGTGCTTTCTGTGCCACGGCGCCGAGGGCGAATCGGCCAGCGCGGTGTTCCCGCGCCTGGCCGGCCAGAACGCCGCGTACATCGCCAAGCAGCTCGAGAACTTCAAGAGCGGCAAGCGCCAGAGCACGGCCATGGCGCCCATGGTCGACAAGCTCACGCCCGAGGACATGGCTGCGCTGGGGCGCTTTTACGCCAGCCGCCCGCCGCACAAGGAGCCCGCTCGGGACGCGCCGCTGGCCGCCGTCGGCCAGTACATCTACCAGGCGGGCAACCGCTTCAGCGGCGTGCCGGCCTGCGCCACCTGCCACGGCCCCGACGGCGCCGGCAGCAACGCGCTGCCGCGCCTGGCCGGCCAGCACGCGGCCTACCTGGACAACCAGCTCCGGCAGTTCGGCAAGCGCGAGCGCAACAACGACAACGCCGTGATGCACGCGGTGGTCGAGAAGATGACGCCGCTGGAGATGGCGGCGGTGGCCGAGTACCTGAGCGGCCGCTGA
- a CDS encoding ABC transporter ATP-binding protein yields MFLQIDQVDVRYAGQARAAVQGATLGLHAGEIGVLIGPSGCGKTTLLRAVAGLEHVSSGQIRLDGQLVSSAQAHLAPEARRIGMVFQDYALFPHLDVGRNVAFGLRQLPAAERRQRVAEALALVDLPGSEARFPHELSGGQQQRVALARAMAPRPRLLLLDEPFSNLDVDLRERLAHELRSILKTAGATALFVTHDQFEAFAIGDRIGVMHQGRLHQWEDAYTLYHRPATRFVADFIGHGVFVPARIVHDTAGSHVQTPLGELRDHAECPLPGAYPDGRCDLLLRADDIVHDDHAPVQARIVRKAFRGSEFLYTLQLASGETVLAHVPSHHDHRVGEWIGIQPEVDHVVVFAPDPG; encoded by the coding sequence ATGTTCCTGCAGATCGACCAGGTGGACGTGCGCTACGCGGGCCAGGCGCGGGCCGCCGTGCAGGGCGCGACGCTGGGCCTGCACGCGGGCGAGATCGGCGTGCTGATCGGCCCCTCGGGCTGCGGCAAGACCACGCTGCTGCGCGCCGTGGCGGGGCTGGAGCACGTGAGCAGCGGCCAGATCCGGCTGGACGGCCAGCTCGTCAGCAGCGCGCAGGCGCACCTGGCGCCCGAGGCGCGGCGCATCGGCATGGTGTTCCAGGACTACGCCCTCTTTCCGCACCTGGACGTGGGGCGCAACGTGGCCTTCGGCCTGCGGCAGCTGCCGGCCGCCGAGCGCCGCCAGCGCGTGGCCGAGGCGCTGGCGCTGGTCGACCTGCCGGGCAGCGAGGCGCGCTTTCCGCACGAGCTGTCGGGCGGCCAGCAGCAGCGCGTGGCGCTGGCGCGCGCCATGGCGCCGCGGCCGCGCCTGCTGCTGCTGGACGAGCCGTTCTCCAACCTCGACGTGGACCTGCGCGAGCGCCTGGCGCACGAGCTGCGCAGCATCCTGAAGACGGCCGGCGCCACGGCGCTGTTCGTCACGCACGACCAGTTCGAGGCCTTCGCCATCGGCGACCGGATCGGGGTGATGCACCAGGGCCGGCTGCACCAGTGGGAGGACGCCTACACGCTCTACCACCGCCCGGCCACGCGCTTCGTGGCCGACTTCATCGGCCACGGCGTGTTCGTGCCCGCGCGCATCGTGCACGACACCGCCGGCAGCCACGTGCAGACGCCGCTGGGCGAACTGCGCGACCACGCCGAATGCCCGCTGCCGGGCGCCTACCCCGACGGGCGCTGCGACCTGCTGCTGCGCGCCGACGACATCGTGCACGACGACCACGCTCCGGTGCAGGCGCGCATCGTGCGCAAGGCGTTCCGCGGTTCGGAGTTTCTCTACACCCTGCAGCTGGCCAGCGGCGAGACGGTGCTGGCGCACGTGCCCAGCCACCACGACCACCGCGTGGGCGAGTGGATCGGCATCCAGCCCGAGGTGGACCACGTGGTGGTGTTCGCGCCCGATCCGGGTTGA
- a CDS encoding dihydroorotase: MKILIQRGRVIDPASGRDEIADVAIAAGRILSIGRAPEGFAPTRRIDAAGCWVLPGLVDLCARLREPGHEHAHMLESEMAAAVAGGVTSLVCPPDTDPVLDEPGLVEMLRMRAEKLHQARVFPQGALTRGLKGEVLTEMGLLTAAGCIAFGQADAPVVNTQVLQRALQYASTFDYAIWLRPLDPWLGGGVAASGPLAMRMGLAGVPVMAETIALHTVFELLRGMAGAPRVHLCRLSSAAGVALLRQAKAEGLRVTADVSLHSLLLTDQDIGHFDSHARLNPPLRQARDRDALAAALLDGTLDALVSDHTPVDADAKQLPFAEAEPGATALELLLPLALQWGQGGGAGLPRALAAVTHGPAQVLGGALGTLQASCGRLVEGGVADLCVFDPQARWRVEPAALRSQGKHTPFEGRELTGRVRCTLVGGYWAHGD, translated from the coding sequence ATGAAAATCCTGATCCAGCGCGGCCGTGTGATCGACCCGGCCAGCGGGCGCGACGAAATCGCCGACGTGGCGATTGCCGCCGGCCGCATCCTGAGCATAGGCCGCGCGCCGGAGGGCTTTGCGCCCACGCGCCGCATCGACGCCGCCGGCTGCTGGGTGCTGCCCGGCCTGGTCGATTTGTGCGCGCGCCTGCGCGAGCCGGGCCACGAGCACGCCCACATGCTGGAAAGCGAAATGGCCGCCGCGGTGGCTGGCGGCGTGACCAGCCTGGTGTGCCCGCCCGACACCGACCCGGTGCTGGACGAGCCCGGCCTGGTCGAGATGCTGCGCATGCGCGCCGAGAAGCTGCACCAGGCGCGGGTGTTCCCGCAGGGCGCGCTCACGCGCGGCCTGAAGGGCGAGGTGCTGACCGAGATGGGCCTGCTGACGGCCGCCGGCTGCATCGCCTTCGGCCAGGCCGACGCGCCCGTCGTCAACACCCAGGTGCTGCAGCGCGCGCTGCAGTACGCCAGCACCTTCGACTACGCCATCTGGCTGCGCCCGCTGGACCCGTGGCTGGGCGGCGGCGTGGCCGCCAGCGGGCCGCTGGCCATGCGCATGGGCCTGGCCGGCGTGCCGGTGATGGCCGAGACCATTGCCCTGCACACCGTGTTCGAGCTGCTGCGCGGCATGGCCGGCGCGCCGCGCGTGCACCTGTGCCGCCTGTCCAGCGCCGCCGGCGTGGCCCTGCTGCGCCAGGCCAAGGCCGAGGGCCTGCGCGTGACGGCCGACGTCAGCCTCCATTCGCTGCTGCTGACCGACCAGGACATCGGCCACTTCGACAGCCACGCGCGCCTGAACCCGCCGCTGCGCCAGGCGCGCGACCGCGACGCGCTGGCCGCCGCGCTGCTGGACGGCACCCTCGACGCGCTGGTGTCCGACCACACCCCGGTCGATGCCGACGCCAAGCAACTGCCCTTTGCCGAGGCCGAGCCCGGCGCCACCGCGCTCGAGCTGCTGCTGCCGCTGGCGCTGCAATGGGGGCAGGGCGGCGGCGCCGGCCTGCCGCGCGCGCTGGCCGCCGTCACCCACGGCCCGGCCCAGGTGCTGGGCGGCGCGCTGGGCACACTGCAGGCCAGCTGCGGGCGCCTGGTGGAGGGCGGCGTGGCCGACCTGTGCGTGTTCGACCCGCAGGCGCGCTGGCGCGTCGAGCCCGCCGCGCTGCGCAGCCAGGGCAAGCACACGCCCTTCGAGGGGCGCGAGCTCACGGGCCGCGTGCGCTGCACCCTGGTGGGCGGCTACTGGGCGCACGGGGATTGA
- a CDS encoding ornithine cyclodeaminase, translating to MSSAAPSATQAGALEYLSLPAAARLIARVGVLECLRGVEQAIEADFRRWPEFSKTARLAQPTPDGVIELMPVADARHFAFKYVNGHPRNTRLGLPTVMAFGAIARVDTGAPVFLSELTLSTALRTAATSVMAARRLARPDSRVMALIGNGSQSEFQALGFAGLLGIRSLRLYDVDAAATRKLMRNLADADVELRACASVAEAVQGADIVTTLTADKTRATVLQGELLRPGMHINAVGGDCPGKTELDAAILRRARVFVEFEPQTRIEGELQHAAPGFAVTELWRVLAGQAPGRRDAAEITLFDSVGFALEDYSAMRCLQALGRAHGLLESLALMPALRDPKDLYSLVREAGAGTIWA from the coding sequence ATGTCGTCCGCCGCTCCATCGGCCACCCAGGCCGGCGCGCTCGAATACCTCAGCCTGCCGGCCGCCGCGCGCCTGATCGCCCGCGTGGGCGTGCTCGAGTGCCTGCGCGGCGTCGAGCAGGCGATCGAGGCGGACTTCCGGCGCTGGCCCGAGTTCAGCAAGACCGCGCGGCTGGCGCAGCCCACGCCGGACGGCGTGATCGAGCTGATGCCGGTGGCCGACGCCCGGCACTTCGCCTTCAAGTACGTCAACGGCCACCCGCGCAACACCCGCCTGGGCCTGCCCACCGTGATGGCCTTCGGGGCGATCGCGCGCGTCGACACCGGCGCGCCCGTCTTCCTGAGCGAGCTGACGCTGAGCACCGCGCTGCGCACCGCCGCCACCTCGGTCATGGCGGCGCGCCGCCTGGCGCGGCCGGACAGCCGCGTGATGGCCCTGATCGGCAACGGCAGCCAGAGCGAGTTCCAGGCGCTGGGCTTCGCCGGCCTGCTGGGCATCCGCAGCCTGCGCCTGTACGACGTGGACGCGGCGGCCACGCGCAAGCTGATGCGCAACCTGGCGGACGCCGACGTCGAGCTGCGGGCCTGCGCCAGCGTGGCCGAGGCGGTGCAGGGCGCCGACATCGTGACCACGCTCACGGCCGACAAGACGCGCGCCACCGTCCTGCAGGGCGAGCTGCTGCGCCCCGGCATGCACATCAACGCCGTGGGCGGCGACTGCCCGGGCAAGACCGAGCTGGACGCGGCCATCCTGCGGCGCGCGCGGGTGTTCGTCGAGTTCGAGCCGCAGACGCGCATCGAAGGCGAGCTGCAGCACGCGGCGCCCGGCTTCGCCGTCACCGAGCTCTGGCGCGTGCTGGCCGGCCAGGCCCCGGGCCGGCGCGACGCGGCCGAGATCACGCTGTTCGACTCGGTCGGCTTCGCGCTGGAGGACTATTCGGCCATGCGCTGCCTGCAGGCGCTGGGGCGCGCCCACGGCCTGCTGGAGAGCCTGGCGCTGATGCCCGCGCTGCGTGACCCCAAGGACCTCTACAGCCTGGTGCGCGAGGCGGGCGCCGGTACCATTTGGGCATGA
- a CDS encoding c-type cytochrome: MKPVLTAALTASMLAAASVSQAQVDPFQVRSWAAACANCHGTGGHAQPGNEPLAGANKDEMLKKLMDFKSGAKPATLMHQLAKGYSDEQLAAITAWFAAQKK; this comes from the coding sequence ATGAAACCCGTACTGACCGCCGCGCTGACGGCCAGCATGCTGGCTGCCGCCAGCGTCTCCCAGGCCCAGGTCGATCCCTTCCAGGTGCGCAGCTGGGCCGCCGCCTGCGCCAACTGCCACGGCACGGGCGGCCACGCCCAGCCCGGCAACGAGCCGCTGGCTGGCGCCAACAAGGACGAGATGCTGAAGAAGCTGATGGACTTCAAGAGCGGCGCCAAGCCCGCCACCCTCATGCACCAGCTGGCCAAGGGCTACTCGGACGAGCAGCTGGCCGCCATCACCGCGTGGTTCGCGGCGCAGAAGAAGTGA
- a CDS encoding iron ABC transporter permease: MKTACSRRATCASSFRFHSKTPAILRAVPTLILLLVAAVLALPVLALLGAWTQWDAATAQILQEMTRTVLPQYLGTTVGLALMVGVGVVAVGVPAAVLVTVFDFPGRRQFEWLLLLPLAMPAYVTAYAYTDFLQFSGPLQTWLRAAFGLQGRLLPEVRSVWGAAWVFSFSLYPYVYLLARTALAERAPQLMEAARLLGAGLGRRLREVALPMARPAVAAGTALALMEVLADYGVSVYFGIQTFTAGIYKAWLSMDNRVAAAELATVLLALVVVLLWGEQRAQRRLRFASGSTSHAGSDEARPIVLRGWARALAWLLCLLPMLMGFALPVLFMLRPLSADWSVLPWDRFLGWAWNSIRLGAMTAVLAVGAAWLLAFSLRRRADWLRRASVQVVALGYAVPGAVVVVGLLLPVGWVQQRWPGAGVGGWVTATVLGLVWAYLVRFVAVALQSVQAGYARVPRCLDESASLLGAGGLGLAARVHWPLLRRASLAAGLLVFVDVMKELPATVVLRPFDTDTLAVVADQLARDERLGEAALPSLALVLVGLVPVMLLSRALRGR; this comes from the coding sequence ATAAAAACCGCTTGCAGCCGGCGTGCAACCTGCGCGAGCAGCTTTCGATTCCATAGCAAAACCCCCGCCATCTTGCGCGCCGTCCCGACCCTGATCCTGCTGCTCGTCGCCGCCGTGCTGGCGCTGCCGGTGCTGGCCCTGCTCGGCGCCTGGACGCAGTGGGACGCGGCCACGGCGCAGATCCTGCAGGAGATGACGCGCACCGTGCTGCCGCAGTACCTGGGCACCACCGTGGGGCTGGCGCTGATGGTGGGCGTGGGCGTGGTGGCGGTCGGCGTGCCGGCGGCGGTGCTGGTGACGGTGTTCGACTTTCCGGGCCGGCGCCAGTTCGAATGGCTGCTGCTGCTGCCGCTGGCCATGCCGGCCTACGTCACGGCCTACGCCTACACCGACTTCCTGCAGTTCTCGGGGCCGCTGCAGACCTGGCTGCGCGCCGCCTTCGGCCTGCAGGGGCGGCTGCTGCCCGAGGTGCGCAGCGTGTGGGGCGCGGCCTGGGTGTTCTCGTTTTCGCTCTACCCCTACGTGTACCTGCTGGCGCGCACCGCGCTGGCCGAGCGCGCGCCGCAGCTGATGGAGGCCGCGCGCCTGCTGGGCGCGGGCCTGGGCCGGCGCCTGCGCGAGGTGGCGCTGCCCATGGCACGCCCGGCGGTGGCGGCCGGCACGGCGCTGGCGCTGATGGAGGTGCTGGCCGACTACGGCGTGTCGGTGTATTTCGGTATCCAGACCTTCACCGCCGGCATCTACAAGGCCTGGCTGTCGATGGACAACCGCGTCGCCGCCGCCGAGCTGGCCACCGTGCTGCTGGCGCTGGTGGTCGTGCTGCTGTGGGGCGAGCAGCGCGCCCAGCGGCGCCTGCGCTTTGCCAGCGGCAGCACCTCGCACGCCGGCTCGGACGAGGCGCGCCCCATCGTGCTGCGCGGCTGGGCGCGGGCGCTGGCCTGGCTGCTGTGCCTGCTGCCCATGCTGATGGGCTTTGCGCTGCCGGTGCTGTTCATGCTGCGGCCGCTGTCGGCCGACTGGTCGGTGCTGCCCTGGGACCGTTTTCTGGGCTGGGCCTGGAACAGCATCCGCCTGGGCGCCATGACGGCGGTGCTGGCGGTGGGCGCGGCGTGGCTGCTGGCCTTCAGCCTGCGCCGCCGCGCCGACTGGCTGCGCCGCGCCAGCGTGCAGGTGGTGGCGCTGGGCTACGCGGTGCCCGGTGCGGTGGTGGTGGTGGGCCTGCTGCTGCCGGTGGGCTGGGTGCAGCAGCGCTGGCCCGGCGCCGGCGTGGGCGGCTGGGTGACGGCCACGGTGCTGGGCCTGGTGTGGGCGTACCTGGTGCGCTTCGTGGCGGTGGCGCTGCAGTCCGTGCAGGCCGGCTACGCGCGCGTGCCGCGCTGCCTGGACGAGTCGGCCAGCCTGCTGGGCGCCGGCGGCCTGGGCCTAGCCGCGCGCGTGCACTGGCCGCTGCTGCGCCGCGCCAGCCTGGCGGCGGGCCTGCTGGTGTTCGTCGACGTGATGAAGGAGCTGCCCGCCACCGTGGTGCTGCGCCCCTTCGACACCGACACCCTGGCCGTGGTGGCCGACCAGCTGGCGCGCGACGAGCGCCTGGGCGAGGCCGCGCTGCCCTCGCTGGCCCTGGTGCTGGTGGGGCTGGTGCCGGTCATGCTGCTCAGCCGCGCGCTGCGCGGCCGTTGA
- the pyrR gene encoding bifunctional pyr operon transcriptional regulator/uracil phosphoribosyltransferase PyrR → MSSLALDAEALYGELARGVRGLLEADTQLAGVVSGGWWLAERLQRELGRAGAPGALSSALHRDDFAKRGLAGSGQTTLPFEVDGADILLLDDVLFTGRTIRAVVNELFDYGRPARVRLAVLVDRGGRELPVAAEFAAARLMLPATQSLELAREGDGRFSFRIEARS, encoded by the coding sequence ATGAGTTCACTGGCTCTGGATGCCGAGGCGCTGTACGGCGAGCTGGCGCGCGGCGTGCGCGGCCTGCTGGAGGCCGATACGCAGTTGGCGGGCGTGGTCTCGGGCGGCTGGTGGCTGGCCGAGCGCCTGCAGCGCGAGCTGGGGCGCGCGGGCGCTCCCGGCGCGCTGTCCTCGGCGCTGCACCGCGACGATTTCGCCAAGCGCGGCCTGGCCGGCAGCGGGCAGACCACGCTGCCCTTCGAGGTCGACGGCGCCGACATCCTGCTGCTGGACGACGTGCTGTTCACCGGCCGCACCATCCGCGCCGTGGTCAACGAGCTGTTCGACTACGGCCGGCCGGCGCGCGTGCGGCTGGCGGTGCTGGTCGACCGCGGCGGGCGCGAGCTGCCGGTGGCGGCCGAGTTCGCGGCGGCGCGGCTGATGCTGCCCGCCACCCAGTCGCTGGAGCTGGCGCGCGAGGGCGACGGCAGGTTCAGCTTTCGCATCGAGGCACGGAGCTGA